The region GCGTTGATACCTTGAATATTTCTACATTATTGTCTTCATCGCTAGAGTAAGCTACCAATTTTGCCTTAGGTGAAATTGCTACACTATAGATAAGAAAGCTTGCTGTTTTGTAAAAGTTTGAACCATTGTTTATATTGTAAACAACTGTTTTTCTATCTTGTCCAGCTGTAGCTATGATTCCTTTTTTACTATCAACTTGAAAAACATTATCTAGATTTTGTCCACCTAACATTTTAACAAATGAACCATCTTTTGTGTTGTGGATTTTTAAGTTCCCACTTTCATCAGCTACAACAACTTTAGTTTTATTATCTATTAAAACAAAATCAGAAAATTTTGATTGAGAGATTTGAGTTTTATAGTTTGTCTTTTTATTTTTTATGTCATAAGAGATGATATCATTGCTTAAAAGCCCTAGTAAAAGTGTGTCGTTGTCTATAAACTTAGCTTTTGCTATAAAAAGTCCTTCAGTATAAGGAATTATTAAATTAAGTTTATTATCTTTATATATATGAACTCTTCTAGCACCTTTTTGTGCTTGAGATAAAATCATGATTTTATCATCTAAAACATCAACAGAATAAATTTTGGAATCTATTATGTCTCCCATAAAATCTGTAATTTTTTCTAATTTAATTTTCTCTAAAAGTTCTTTACTCTCAATATCAAAGATATCTACACTGCTTGCATCTGTGGCACAATAAAGTTTACCATTGTTATCTACTAAATCAACTACAAACCCACTAGTTTTCATACTTTGTACAGGCTCATTTATCTTTGCCGCACTAAGACTAGTTACTAAAAATAATATAATGAGTATTCTATAAAACATCTTCTTCCTTTTTTGTTTGTATCTCTATAGCATAAGTTGGGCATCTACCGATGCAAAATCCACAAGCTGTACATTTACTCATATCTATGCTTGGCATAAACATAGCTTTAAATTCTATGGCATCTTCTAAACAAGGATCTTTACATGAAAAACACATAACACCATCCCAACTAATACACTTAGATTTGTTTATTATAACATTTGCATCTATAATTTTTTTATACTCTAATTTTAAAACACCATGCGGACATGCTTTTGCACACTCATCACAATATGTGCAACCGCTATGTAAAAAGTCCAAATAAGGAGTCTTGTCGCTAGCTATTTTTATTATATCTTCTTCACAAACAGTGCTACAAGGTGCTTCGCACTCTATGCACTCTTTGAGAAAAAGAGATAGATCCTCATAATATGGTGGACGTAAAATAATTTCTTCTGACTTTTTTTCTTCACCTTTTACAGATGAAGAAAGAAAGCTAAAAAGCTCTCTTCTCTTCATATTAGTTAGATACCATTAACAGTATCTAAACCTTCCATTAACTTAGTACCACTCCAGCTAGAAGCATTAGCACCGTCTTGTTTAGTATAGTCTGGTTCAAAAGTATTTTGAACTGCTAAGTCATTTCCAGATTGTGGAGCATGACATTGAGAACAGTTAAATCTAGCACCAGCTAGTTTATCACCAGTTGATTGAATAGAGATATCTTCTCTATTTTCATTTGTAGTATTTTTAAGTACTTTACCATTTTTAGTCATAACACCATCAGAACCCATTGCTGTAACTGGTCTAAAGTTTGTGAAGTGTGAACTTGGAAGCGGAGTAGCTCCCATAGATTCAGCAACTTCTGGCATATGACATCCTGTACATTGATTGTCATTTATAGTTATTGGCAACATTCCTTCAGTATCATGAGGAATCATCGGTGGAGCATCTTGAAATGCTCTTTTGATTTTAGTACTTGTTGTTGCAGCAGCTGATGAGTAGTTAGCCATATGACCTTTTGTCTCAGCACCCTCTGCATATAAGTCAGTCTTTCTAAGCCCTAAAGACTCCTCTGAAATAGTAGGTTTAACCACCTTTTGAGTTGTAGGTTTAGCATCGTTGCCACAACCTACAAATAAAAGTGTTGCTGTAAATAAACCAATTGTTACTTTGCTTATTAATTTCATTTTACTCTCCCGTTTTTTTATTTTTTGCTAGGTTTCTTATTGAAAACCCAAGAGCATCATCATCACATACTTCTATACATCTAGCACAGTTAGTACACTCTCCTGAGAGTACAGGTAGGCTTTCTTTTCCTATCATATGTAGTACTTGACGCTCTGGACAAACATTTTTACACTTCATACATAGAGTACAGTTTTCTACTGTGTGATGTACTCTAATAAGACTAAACTTTCCTAAGACGGAATAAAATCCGCCAAGTGGGCAGATATGTCCGCACCAACCATTTTTTAGGACAAATAGATCAAAAAGAAAGATGATAAGCATCGCAGCCCAACCAAAACCTAAACCAAAAACAATACCTCTATGAACCATAGATATAGGCGATAAAAATTCAAAAGCTGTCACGCCCATTATCGCTGAGATAATAAGACTTAAGGCCAATAACCAATATCGTATATTTCTAGATGCAGGTTGTTTAACTCCCTGAACACGATCAAAATCAAGTTTTCTTCTTAGAAAATTAGCAGCATCTGTTATTATATTTACAGGACAAACCCAGCTACAAAAAGCTCGACCACCTATAAGAAAATAAAATACTGTTAAAATTAATACACCTATAATTAAATCCGTTGCTAAAACTGCTCCAGCTGCTAACATTTGAAGTGCTGCATACGGATCACTCAAGGGAATTATTTCTAAAACCACTGATGAACTAAGATTTCCCATAAGGACAGTCCATCCCCAAGCGTTTGCACCAAAGTATAAAACTAATAAACCAATTTGTGTAAATCTTCTTAAGATAAGGTATCTATAATTATTCCATAGCGTAGCCATTAGTATAAATCCCCCGAATCATTTAAAGAGTTTATTGCACTCTGTTTACTTAAATCAGTCTTTGTTTTAATCTCTTTAGCGTTTTGTAAACGACTTTCATCATTCTGATCCCAACCTTTGATATAGTAATCTCCAGCTTTACCCATTGCATTTTCTCTTGGAAGTACAAATATGGCAGGTTTTTCAGTTACACAAGCTCTTTCACAAAGACCACATCCAGTACAAGCATCGCTATGTACGATAGGTTTCATGAAAGCATGCTTTCCTGTTCTATCATTTTTTTCATATTCAATAGTTATTGCTTTTCCTAAAATAGGACAAGCTCTATAACAAGCATCACATTGTATTCCCCAAAAAGCTATACAACTCTCATCATCAACTACAGCCAATCCCATTTCTGAGATATTTATATCTAGTTTGCCATCAGTTGTTACACTAGCTTCATCAAGTGCACCTGTAGGACACACAGGTACACAAGGAATATCTGGACACATATAACAAGGTATTTCTCTAGGTACAAAATACGGCGTTCCTAAAGGTTTGTTGTCTCCTGGTTTAGCAAGTATAAGTGTATCAAATGGACATGCTTCAACACAAAGTCCACACTTGATACAAGTTTTCAAAAAATCTTCTTCTTTTATGGCGCCTGGTGGACGGAGCACTAAAGTTGAAGCCGTAACTTCATCTATATATGCACTCCATATAAATCCACCCATAGCAGCAAGACCTGTGCTACGAGCCATATTTAAGATAAATCTTCGTCTATCACTTACTGGTTGTCTTTTCTTTTTAATATTAGGTCTGTTTTCGCTCAAAACGATACTTCCCTTTCTCTATTTTCTTAAGCTTGGTAAATTTTTACCGCACATTTTTTATAGTCTGTCTGTTTAGATTGTGGACAAGTAGCATCAAGACAAACTTTATTGATAAATACTTTTTCGTCAAACCATGGAACAAATACAAGTCCACGTGATGGTCTGTTTCTACCACGAGTTTCAATTCTAGCTTTTACTTTACCACGACGAGATTCAACCCATGCTAGTTCACCTTGTTTCAAGCCTTTATCTTTTGCATCTTGTGGATGCATATAACATAATGCTTCTGGAACTGCACGATAAAGTTCAGGTACACGCATAGTCATAGTTCCTGAGTGCCAGTGTTCAAGTACACGACCTGTACATAACCATGTGTCAAAGTTTGCATCTGGTACTTCTGGAGGATCCATGTACGGACGAGCAAAAATCTTAGCTTTGTTTTTAAGAGCTAATTGAGTTTTATCTTTAATACCTAGTAAGTCACCTTGTGCAAGACTTTTCGCTAAAGTACCATAGAATGCATGAGAGTTATTAGTTCCTGCTTCTTTGTTAGCTTTTGCTGCATATGGATCGTACTGAGTGTTAAATCTCCACTGAGTCTCTTTACCATCAACAACTGGCCATTTAAGTCCACGAACTTTATGGTAAGTTGTAAAGTCAGCAAGGTCATGCGCATGACCACGACCAAATGAAGCATACTCTTCAAAAAGGTACTCATGGATCATAAAACCATAACCTTTAAATACTTTACCATCAGAACCAACAACATTTCTGCTGTCTCCGCTACCTTCAGTATTGTCATAACCTTGTTGAGGGAAAGAGTTTAAATCAATTTTATATGATTGAGCTTCTTTATTTGCAAAAAGAATTTCATACATAGTAGTATTATCAGTGTAACCCATAGCATAAGCTGCTTTTCTAACATCTGGAAGAGATTGATCACCACGAAGTGGTTGAGCACCCCATAGGTCACCAACTGTAAATCTTTTTGATAACTCAACCCATTGCCAAGTATCACTCATCGCATCACCTACAGGAAGAACTTGTTGTCTCCAGTGTTGAGTTCTACGTTCAGCATTACCATATGCTCCCCATTTTTCATAAATCATAGCTGATGGTAAGATAAGGTCAGATACTTTAGCTGAAATACCAGGGTATCCATCAGAAGTAACAATAAAGTTATCCATTTCACGAGCCGCTTTAATCCAGTGAGATGCAGAAGCACTATCTTGGTAAGGATTACAAACATTTACCCATGCAAATTTAATAACACCATCTTCAATATCACGGTGGATTTTCATGATGTGTTGGTTACCTACAGGATTTAGAGTTCCATTAGGAATCTTCCATCTGTTTTCAGTGATTTCTCTATGTTTTGGATTTGCTACCATCATATCCGCTGGAAGTCTATGACAGAATGTTCCAACTTCACGAGCAGTACCACAAGCTGATGGTTGACCAGTTAAAGAGAATGCTCCTGAACCTGGTTTAGCTTGTTTGTTTAGTAAAAAGTGAACATTGTAAGAAAGAGTATTTACCCATGTACCACGTGTATGTTGATTCATACCCATTGTCCAGAAAGATACAACTTTTCTATCTTTTTCAATATATAAATCAGCTAATAATTGAAGCTTTCTTTTAAATTCATTGATATCTTCATCAGGGTTACCTTTTGAAATTTTAGCTACATAATCAAGTGTATATGGTTCTAAGAATTTTTTATACTCTTCAAAACTAATATGCCAGTGTTTAAGTCCAGCATCTTCGTTTACCATTACATCACCTTCTTTATAACCATAAGGTTTAAGAGCAGGTGCTTCAGCTGCAGAAACTACTTTTTTCATCTCTTTAGAGATAGTTTCCATTTCAAGATCTGTATATTTACCTTCTTTTATAGACTTCTCACTAGATTTTCTCATACCGTAACCTAAGTTTACTGGTGATGCACAAAATACTATGTGTTTTTTAACAAAATCCCAATCAATTGCTTCAGGGTTGTTATATACGATTTCTCTTGCTACATAGTTCCATAATGCAAGGTCAGTATTTGGAGTGAAGATTATCTCTTCATCTGCTAAATCTGAAGTTCTATGTCTATAAGTAGAGATATTTATAACTTTTACTCTCTCAGGATCTGATAATTTTCTATCAGTTACACGAGACCATAAAATAGGGTGCATCTCTGCCATGTTTGAACCCCAAGACACAACAGTATCAGTAAGTTCAATATCATCATAACAGCCAGATGGTTCATCAATACCAAAAGTTTGGTAAAAACCAACAACAGCAGATGCCATACAGTGACGAGCATTTGGATCAAGAGCATTTGATCTAAATCCACCCTTCATCATTTTTTGAGCAGCGTAACCTTCCATAACAGTGTATTGTCCAGATGCAAATACACCAACACCTTCAGGACCACTTGCTTTAAGTGCTTTTTTGATGTGAACTTCCATCTCATCAAATGCTCTCTCCCAACTAACTGGAGCAAATTTACCATGTTTGTCAAATTTACCATTTGCATCTACACGAAGTAAAGGCTTAGTAAGTCTATCTGCACCATACATGATTTTAGCATTAAAGTAACCTTTAATACAATTTAATCCTCTATTTACTGGAGCTGCAGGGTCCCCTTTAACAGCAACAATTTTACCATTTTTTGTAGCCATCATGATACCACAACCAGTACCACAGAAACGACAAGCTGCCTTGTCCCATCTCCAGTCGCCTTCAGCTTTGCTCGCCGCTGCTTCTAGCTCTGCTGGTACACTCATACCAATAGCCGCTGCCGCAGATGCTGCCGCTGAACTTTTAAGAAATTCTCTTCTTGAAAGTGACATATTTTCTCCTGTTTGATAATTTTCGAAATGAAGCAAAACTAAAAATTGCTTAACCCCAATTTTTGTTAAGGTGTCCATTAACGGTTTCAATAATAGCACTTTGGATATTAAAAAATCTTTGACTCATGTCAAATAGTTAAAAAAATATGTTAAGTTTAGTTTTATTTATTAAAATGTGAATATAAGTAGCACTTAGAAAAAATATTATAATTGTAAATCTTGACAACTTTTTGTTAGCTTTTCTAATTCACGTTTTAGGTTAGATAGTTTCTTAGAAGAGTTGATTAATTCTTCGGTGGATTCGATAACTATGTCTTCACTATTGTTTAAATGTTTATGAACAAGAGACTTGTCTTTTAGTTCATCTATTATAGAATCAAATTCATAAGTTAACTCTTCAAGTTTGGCTGAAGCCCTTTCTGATTGCAAGAGTGCTTCGTTTGAATGATCCATAGCAGAGTTAACTTTTTGAATGAAGCAGTTGATAGTGTCACTAACTTCTACAATCTCAGTTTCACTCTCAGCTTCTAGTTCAAGAGGTTTTAGTTTTGTTATATCTTCATTGTTTATTAGCATCTTAGAATATTGCATAAATGAATCAACATGAGATTCTATAGATTTTAATTGAAATAAAGAGTAAATAAAAAGTATAAGTAAAATAATCCCTGAAGTGTATTGAAAGATTTTTATAAAATTTGTTTTATTTTCACTGTAGTTTGTGTACATTGTTACAAGTTTATCTACATTGTCTAAGAGTATCGTGTTATCTCTATATATTGAAGTTACTATCTCTTCTAGCTCTACTTTTCTATTTACATTTGAGTTTGTAAAAAGTTTAAAGTTTTGTATGTTCTCATAAAAATTATTCCAAAGTTTACTTACTTCTGTTTGTTGAAGTGAAATCTCATATGTAGGAACAGGCGATATGTTTTTGTCTGAATCACCATGTCTTAAGGTATTGAGTCCTTTAATAAATTCATCTATTGCTTCATTTAATTCATAAAAATCTTTATTTGAACTATAGTGTATATAAAAAATATTTTTTGACATTTTTTGTGTTAGCATTCTTTGTTTACCAGCTATATTAATTATAAGAGCATCTTTTTCATTTTGTTGATTTAAATAGATAGTAGTTGCAATAACGCTCAACATTAAAACTATAAGTAGAGCTCCTAAAACTTTGATTTTTGTACTTATACTTGATACTTTTTTCATAATTATTCTCCCTTATAGATGCTGTTTAATTTTTCTTTATCTAAAATAGTTACATTAGAGTTTTCTACTTCTATAATATTACTTCTTTTTAATTTTTTTAAAACTCTTGATAAGGTCTCAGGTTGAATATGAAGCATAAAAGAGACATCTTGTCTTTTTAGTGAGTTGAACATCTCCAAATCATCACTTAACATAAATGCAACTTTTGCAGTGGCATCAAAGACAAGCTCTCTGTTTACAACACAGTGTAGTTGTTGAGTTTTAAGCAAAATTTGATTTATAAACTCATTGTTTAAAATATTTTTTGCCAAAAATCTATTTTTAAATTCAATGAAATTAACTTCTAAAATGACACTATCTTCCATAAATTCAGAGTTTGAATAGCAATAGATAGAATCATTTTCTAAACTTGTAAGTTCTGATATAAGAGAATTTTTATGTATGTGATAAAGAAAAATTTCATTTTCAAATTTATCTATTTTGTATATTTTTAAAACACCAGAAATAAGAAAGAATATCTTGTTGTATGTATCATTTTCATAATAAAGTATAGAACCTTTAGGATATTCTATGATGTTAGAAATCTCTTTTATCTCTTGTAATTGACTATCATTTAAAGATTCAAAAAAAGTTAATTTTCTAATTGTATCTAGTTTATTTTGCGTCATTTATGCTCTACTTTTAAAAAATAATTATTTAAAGTTTGTATCATTTATCTTGTAGCTTATATATTTTAAAATCTAGGAGTTATTTTATCATAATTTTGATGGCATAAGAATTGCTTAACTGAGTATTAGAGTTAGATAAGGATGTGAAGTTTATGCAATTTATTGAAGCACTGAAGTTAAAAAGTAAACTATTTTTTCTTTTTATGCTCATTACATTAGGTCTTGTTCTTATTGGAATTATGGGTTATTTAAACATTAATTCAATGAAAAAAAATTTAGATGAACTCTATTTCGGTTCACTTATGCCTGTAATTGAATTAAACGAAATACTCCAGATATATCATGGCAATATAGCAAACACAATCTACAAGGCTAGAAATTCTCAGATAAGCATACCTCAAACTACTTCTGAAATAGAAAATTCACTTTTAAAAATCGATATGCAGTGGAGAAATTATGAATCTCATTTTAAAAGAGATGAAGAGTTACAATATGTTCAATACACAGCACTTGAGATAAAAGCAACAAATGAATATTTTAAAAATTTATTAGATGGAATTTTGTCAGGTCATAATATTGAAAATATTTCTATGAAAATTTTTGAAAGAAAAGTAGAATATATACATACAACTATAAAAAAACTTATAAAATATGAAGTTGAAATTGCAAAACTTGAGAGAAAGAACTTTTTAAATTATTATCAGTCTATTATTCAAAGTGTTGGTGTAATACTTGTTTTGATTATCTTTGGTGTTTTGCTTATATCTTATTATGTATTTAAAAGTATTCAAAATGATCATACTAAACTAGAAGTCACTACAAAAAAACTACAACGGGTAAATAAAAAACTTGAAAATGTTTCATATACAGATGCCTTAACAAGCTTACACAATAGAAGATACTTCAACTTCGTATATGACAGAGAGTTAAAGCGTGCAAAAAGAACAAAATCATATATTACTTTTATGATGTTAGATATTGATTTTTTTAAGCAATATAACGACACCTACGGGCATATAGAGGGTGATTTTGCGCTTAAGAGTGTTGCTAAAATTTTAAAAGATGCTCTAAAGAGACCTAGTGATTTTGTATTTAGGTTAGGCGGTGAAGAGTTTGGTGTAATTCTTATAGACACTGATGAGTCAAATAGTGCGAAATTAGCACGTGAAATATGTGATAGTGTTAAAGCTAGAGAGATTAAACATGAGTCAAGTAGTGTTCACGAATTTCTTACTATTTCAATCGGTGTAGTTTGTTGTGTAGCTGATGAAGCATTAGATGAAAAAATTCTTGTAAGTCGTGCTGATGAGATGCTATATAAAGCAAAAGATAGTGGTAGAAATGGTTATGTTATTACAACAAATGTTAGTGAAGCTAAAGCTGAGAGTGTTTAAAGCGAAAACCTTCAGCTATCAAAAGTTCTCTAAGTTTGTCTTTTAGTTCGCCTTGAAACTCCATCCAGCCATCTTTAAAAGTACCACCACAACCGAGTCTCTTTTTTAATAATTTAAGTATAGTTGCAGAATCTTCTTTTGTTGTCTCAAATTCACCAACTAAAGTTACAGTTTTCCCACGTCTTTTTTCTTTTTTAAAGACTAAAAAATGTTTAGAAGGCTCTAGAATATCCTTAGATATTTTTGACTTACGTGGAGTTTGAATCTCAGCCCATCCATCATCAATATCTGCACCTATAAATATATCTAGTTTTTTACCTCTACTCATAGTCTATATAACTTTTTGAGCCAATACACTCATCTTTTCATAAGAGCGATTTTCAATTTTTTGGATAACTTCTTGGCTTGAAAAATCATTTCTGTTGTAAAGAACAATAATTACTTCATCATTTTTTTGTAAAAAAGTATTTTCGCCATACTCTGTGTATCTAGTAGCACCTATGCTAATTATGGCCTCTTTAGGATTAGCACACGCGGCAACATATTCATTTAGCGGTTCTAAAGGTCCAAAATTTTCTTGAGTATTGATTTGATTTGTCATCCATTCAAGAAGTTTTTCATAGAAGTAACTATAGCCATTAAGCTCTACATCTTCTCCATAAACTTTAAGTTCTCCATCACGACGAAGAAAGCTACAAATAGAGTAAGAATCCATAATGCCGCCTTTTTTAAACTTATCTATTTTTATGAGAGTGTTGCTAAGTCCTTTGGAGTCTTCGCCCCAATTTTTTTTCTCACTGATTTTACTAGCTCCAGCAACTCTGATAGAGCAGTCATTGTATGCACCAAAATAAGTTGGAACAATTTTACTCAATCTTCCTGCTGTGTAATGTAAGTCGCATATAAGCGCAACTTCTGGCTCAGCTTGAACATTTACATCTTCTTTTGGAAGCCTGATATGTGAAGTTGAAAGTGGATAAGTACTTAAAATATTTTTGGCATTTAAAATTAGTCCATTATCTAAAGAGCTAGAACGAGGAAGATAAAAAGGAAACATACCCTTTGGAGCAGCTTCATCTTTTGTAATTATATTTTTAAAATCCTCAAGTTCACCAGCTTGTGCTAAGTGAAGTGCAAAGTTTCCAGCTATACCTAAACCTATAAATTTTTTGTACTTAGCCATTATCTATTTCCTTTATTTAAAAAGATTATTTTTCTTTTGTTTGAGCATACTCTTCGTATGAACCTTTAAAGTCTGTAACACTTCCATCTGCATGAATTTCTATAATGCGACTAGCAAAAGCATCTAAAAGTTCACGGTCATGAGATACACAGATAACGTTTCCTTTAAAGTCCAAAAGTGCTTCTCCAAGTGCCACAATAGCTTCTAAGTCTAAGTGATTTGAAGGTTCATCAAGAACCAAAAAATTTCCACCCTCAAGCATCATCTTACTAAGCATCATTCTGTGTTTTTCTCCACCTGAGATGCTAACAACGGATTTTTCTTGTTGTTCACCATTAAAAAGCATACGTCCAAGACAGTTTCTAATCTCAGCAATATCACGCTTAGGATCAAATGCTCTTAACCAATCATAGAGAGTTCCATCTCCTTTGATAGTATCAGCCGTATCTTGTGGAAAATATGAGTTTTCAATAGTAGCACCCCAATGAACTTCTCCAGAACTTGGTTTCATCTCTTCCATTATGATTTTAAGAAGAGTTGTTTTTCCTGCACCATTTGGTCCTATAAGTGCTACCTTTTCATCAGGATCGAACTTAAGATTTATATCTTTTAAAACTTCAGTTCCATCAGGGTAAGTATGATTTATGCCTATAATATTTAGTGCTTCATCACCCATAACTCTTTTAGCTTTAAACACGATGCTTGGATCTCTTCTTGAAGATGGTTTAATATCTTCAATAACAAGCTTATCAAGTTTTTTCTGTCTTGAAGTTGCCTGTTTTGCTTTAGAAGCATTTGCGGAGAAACGTCTAACAAAAGCTTCTAGTTCATCTTTTTCTTTTTCTTTTTTAGCATTGTTGAGTTCGTTTTGTTTTGCTATAACATTTGCAGCAATATACCAATCATCATAAGTTCCAGTGAACTCACGAATTTTTTGGTAATCAACATCAAGAATATTTGTAACAACAGAGTTAAGAAAGTGTCTATCGTGAGAGATAACAACAAGAGTACCCTCGTGGCGTTTTAGTTCATTTTCTAACCAGCTAATAGTTTCAATATCAAGGTTATTTGTTGGCTCATCAAGGAATAGTACATCTGGTTTAGGGTATAAAACTTGAGCTAGTAAAACTTTAAATTTATCAGCACTATCTAGTGTGCTCATTAAATTTTGGTGCTCATCTGCTGGAATACCAACATTTTCAAGAATTTTTGCTATGTTTACATCATACTCATAAGTTGGATCTTCTTCAACGCAGATTACTTCTAAATCTGCAAGACGATTATTTGTAGCGTCGTCTTCAAAGTCACCTGTCATGTAGAGTTCTTCTTTTTCTTTTATAGCATCGTAGAGTCTTTTGTTACCAAATAGAACTGCATCTGCAATTGTGTAGTTTTCAAAAGCATATTGATTTTGTCCAAGAACTCCTACTTTTAGTCCATTTTCTATTACTATATCACCCTCGTATTCATCGATTTGACCACTTAGGATTTTTAAAAAAGTTGTTTTTCCTGCACCGTTTGCTCCGATAAGTCCATATCTTTTATGACGGTCAAGTTTGAGATTAATGTCTTGAAATAAAATTCTACTTCCAAAGCGCATTATTAAATTTTGTACTAATACCATGATTATTACCCTTAGATAAATTTGCGCGATTATATCTAAGGGTTGTTTAAACCTCGTTTATTTTAAATTAAGTTTTATAGGCTTTTAGTAGATTGTTTAGATTTATAGTCATTTGTGTTAGTTCTGAAGATGCATTTGAAATATCATCCATACTCTGTTTATTTTGAGTTGAAATTTTTTCTATTTCAGAAACTTTGAAAATCATAGATTCAACTGTTTTTGAGTTGTTAATATATCCTGTGACTGTCTCATCAACTTGAATAATTGAACGCTCAATAGACTCCATACTTGTGTTGATTTCACTCTCAGTATTATTGGCATCTCCTGAGAGTTTTTCTATGGCTTTTGCATTTCTTGAGATGTTGTCACTAGCATCTATAACTGACTGAACTATTACGCTTATGGTTGCGTTTATTTCAGACAATGACTTTTGAGTTCTCTCTG is a window of uncultured Sulfurimonas sp. DNA encoding:
- the napA gene encoding nitrate reductase catalytic subunit NapA — protein: MSLSRREFLKSSAAASAAAAIGMSVPAELEAAASKAEGDWRWDKAACRFCGTGCGIMMATKNGKIVAVKGDPAAPVNRGLNCIKGYFNAKIMYGADRLTKPLLRVDANGKFDKHGKFAPVSWERAFDEMEVHIKKALKASGPEGVGVFASGQYTVMEGYAAQKMMKGGFRSNALDPNARHCMASAVVGFYQTFGIDEPSGCYDDIELTDTVVSWGSNMAEMHPILWSRVTDRKLSDPERVKVINISTYRHRTSDLADEEIIFTPNTDLALWNYVAREIVYNNPEAIDWDFVKKHIVFCASPVNLGYGMRKSSEKSIKEGKYTDLEMETISKEMKKVVSAAEAPALKPYGYKEGDVMVNEDAGLKHWHISFEEYKKFLEPYTLDYVAKISKGNPDEDINEFKRKLQLLADLYIEKDRKVVSFWTMGMNQHTRGTWVNTLSYNVHFLLNKQAKPGSGAFSLTGQPSACGTAREVGTFCHRLPADMMVANPKHREITENRWKIPNGTLNPVGNQHIMKIHRDIEDGVIKFAWVNVCNPYQDSASASHWIKAAREMDNFIVTSDGYPGISAKVSDLILPSAMIYEKWGAYGNAERRTQHWRQQVLPVGDAMSDTWQWVELSKRFTVGDLWGAQPLRGDQSLPDVRKAAYAMGYTDNTTMYEILFANKEAQSYKIDLNSFPQQGYDNTEGSGDSRNVVGSDGKVFKGYGFMIHEYLFEEYASFGRGHAHDLADFTTYHKVRGLKWPVVDGKETQWRFNTQYDPYAAKANKEAGTNNSHAFYGTLAKSLAQGDLLGIKDKTQLALKNKAKIFARPYMDPPEVPDANFDTWLCTGRVLEHWHSGTMTMRVPELYRAVPEALCYMHPQDAKDKGLKQGELAWVESRRGKVKARIETRGRNRPSRGLVFVPWFDEKVFINKVCLDATCPQSKQTDYKKCAVKIYQA
- the napH gene encoding quinol dehydrogenase ferredoxin subunit NapH translates to MATLWNNYRYLILRRFTQIGLLVLYFGANAWGWTVLMGNLSSSVVLEIIPLSDPYAALQMLAAGAVLATDLIIGVLILTVFYFLIGGRAFCSWVCPVNIITDAANFLRRKLDFDRVQGVKQPASRNIRYWLLALSLIISAIMGVTAFEFLSPISMVHRGIVFGLGFGWAAMLIIFLFDLFVLKNGWCGHICPLGGFYSVLGKFSLIRVHHTVENCTLCMKCKNVCPERQVLHMIGKESLPVLSGECTNCARCIEVCDDDALGFSIRNLAKNKKTGE
- a CDS encoding ferredoxin-type protein NapF → MKRRELFSFLSSSVKGEEKKSEEIILRPPYYEDLSLFLKECIECEAPCSTVCEEDIIKIASDKTPYLDFLHSGCTYCDECAKACPHGVLKLEYKKIIDANVIINKSKCISWDGVMCFSCKDPCLEDAIEFKAMFMPSIDMSKCTACGFCIGRCPTYAIEIQTKKEEDVL
- the napG gene encoding ferredoxin-type protein NapG, whose amino-acid sequence is MSENRPNIKKKRQPVSDRRRFILNMARSTGLAAMGGFIWSAYIDEVTASTLVLRPPGAIKEEDFLKTCIKCGLCVEACPFDTLILAKPGDNKPLGTPYFVPREIPCYMCPDIPCVPVCPTGALDEASVTTDGKLDINISEMGLAVVDDESCIAFWGIQCDACYRACPILGKAITIEYEKNDRTGKHAFMKPIVHSDACTGCGLCERACVTEKPAIFVLPRENAMGKAGDYYIKGWDQNDESRLQNAKEIKTKTDLSKQSAINSLNDSGDLY
- a CDS encoding WD40 repeat domain-containing protein, which translates into the protein MFYRILIILFLVTSLSAAKINEPVQSMKTSGFVVDLVDNNGKLYCATDASSVDIFDIESKELLEKIKLEKITDFMGDIIDSKIYSVDVLDDKIMILSQAQKGARRVHIYKDNKLNLIIPYTEGLFIAKAKFIDNDTLLLGLLSNDIISYDIKNKKTNYKTQISQSKFSDFVLIDNKTKVVVADESGNLKIHNTKDGSFVKMLGGQNLDNVFQVDSKKGIIATAGQDRKTVVYNINNGSNFYKTASFLIYSVAISPKAKLVAYSSDEDNNVEIFKVSTHSTIGHFGGNKGTITKILFLNEKEFFVASDSTTLNYYKIN
- a CDS encoding type IV pili methyl-accepting chemotaxis transducer N-terminal domain-containing protein; the protein is MKKVSSISTKIKVLGALLIVLMLSVIATTIYLNQQNEKDALIINIAGKQRMLTQKMSKNIFYIHYSSNKDFYELNEAIDEFIKGLNTLRHGDSDKNISPVPTYEISLQQTEVSKLWNNFYENIQNFKLFTNSNVNRKVELEEIVTSIYRDNTILLDNVDKLVTMYTNYSENKTNFIKIFQYTSGIILLILFIYSLFQLKSIESHVDSFMQYSKMLINNEDITKLKPLELEAESETEIVEVSDTINCFIQKVNSAMDHSNEALLQSERASAKLEELTYEFDSIIDELKDKSLVHKHLNNSEDIVIESTEELINSSKKLSNLKRELEKLTKSCQDLQL
- a CDS encoding nitrate reductase cytochrome c-type subunit; its protein translation is MKLISKVTIGLFTATLLFVGCGNDAKPTTQKVVKPTISEESLGLRKTDLYAEGAETKGHMANYSSAAATTSTKIKRAFQDAPPMIPHDTEGMLPITINDNQCTGCHMPEVAESMGATPLPSSHFTNFRPVTAMGSDGVMTKNGKVLKNTTNENREDISIQSTGDKLAGARFNCSQCHAPQSGNDLAVQNTFEPDYTKQDGANASSWSGTKLMEGLDTVNGI